From the Lolium rigidum isolate FL_2022 chromosome 2, APGP_CSIRO_Lrig_0.1, whole genome shotgun sequence genome, one window contains:
- the LOC124692534 gene encoding probable metal-nicotianamine transporter YSL14, with the protein MFSVIVMKLNLTTGIIPSLNVSAGLLGFFFVRLWTSAFERMGLVRQPFTRQENTVIQTCVVSAYGIAFSGGFGSYLFAMSDMIAKQATEATDAGNIKDPHLGWMIGFLFLVSFIGLFALVPMRKIMIVDYKLTYPSGTATAYLINSFHTPEGAKLAKKQVKTLGRYFMLSFFWGFFQWFFSGGDDCGFKNFPSLGLEAYNNRFFFDFSPTYVGVGMICPHIVNVSVLLGGILSWGVMWPLIAKKKGSWYPATDGDASLHGLQAYRVFISIALILGDGLYNFVKVLLRTIAGFIAMVQKNSRAMLPVSGNGSPTAEAMSFDDERRTELFLKDQIPTSVAYGGYAAVAAISIGTLPQIFPQLRWYYILVAYIVAPVLAFCNAYGSGLTDWSLASTYGKLAIFVFGAWAGLANGGVLVGLAACGVMMSIVSTASDLMQDFKTGYLTLASPRSMFISQVIGTAMGCVISPCVFWLFYKAFSDIGISGTEYPAPYAIVYRNMAILGVDGFSSLPKNCLTLCYIFFAAAIVINLIRDLTPHKYSRFIPLPMAMAIPFFIGSYFAIDMFLGSLLLFVWERVNKAKADAFGPAVASGLICGDGIWTLPQSVLALAKVNPPICMKFLTRSDNVRVDNFLRS; encoded by the exons ATGTTCAGCGTCATCGTCATGAAGCTCAACCTCACCACCGGGATCATCCCCTCCCTCAACGTCTCCGCGGGGCTGCTCGGCTTCTTCTTCGTCCGCCTCTGGACCTCCGCCTTCGAGCGGATGGGCCTCGTGCGACAGCCCTTCACACGGCAGGAGAACACCGTCATCCAGACCTGCGTCGTCTCCGCATACGGCATCGCCTTCAGCG GTGGTTTTGGCAGTTACCTATTCGCAATGAGTGATATGATAGCTAAGCAAGCAACGGAGGCTACGGATGCTGGGAACATCAAGGACCCTCACCTTGGATGGATGATAGGGTTCCTTTTCCTTGTCAGCTTTATCGGGCTATTTGCGCTTGTGCCCATGAGAAAA ATTATGATTGTCGACTACAAATTGACATATCCAAGTGGCACAGCAACTGCTTATCTCATCAATAGTTTTCACACGCCTGAGGGTGCCAAGCTTGCAAA GAAGCAAGTGAAGACACTGGGCAGGTACTTCATGTTGAGCTTTTTCTGGGGCTTTTTCCAGTGGTTCTTCAGTGGTGGGGATGACTGCGGTTTCAAGAACTTCCCATCATTAGGCCTTGAAGCTTATAACAATAG GTTCTTCTTTGATTTCTCTCCTACATATGTTGGGGTTGGTATGATCTGCCCACACATTGTGAATGTGTCCGTTCTGCTAGGTGGTATCCTCTCGTGGGGTGTAATGTGGCCTCTCATTGCCAAGAAAAAAGGGAGTTGGTACCCTGCTACTGATGGAGACGCTAGTCTTCATGGGTTACAGGCTTACAGG GTTTTTATATCCATTGCTTTGATTCTTGGGGATGGATTATATAATTTCGTCAAGGTGCTTCTCCGCACGATTGCCGGGTTCATAGCAATGGTTCAGAAAAATTCAAGAGCCATGCTTCCTGTTTCTGGCAATGGCAGCCCCACCGCTGAAGCTATGTCATTTGATGATGAGCGTCGCACTGAACTGTTCCTGAAAGATCAAATCCCTACATCAGTTGCATATGGGGGCTATGCCGCAGTAGCTGCTATATCAATCGGTACTCTTCCACAGATCTTCCCGCAGCTCAGGTGGTACTACATTTTAGTTGCGTATATCGTAGCACCTGTCCTGGCCTTTTGCAATGCCTACGGAAGTGGACTCACTGATTGGTCTCTTGCCTCCACCTATGGCAAGCTTGCTATCTTTGTGTTTGGTGCATGGGCTGGCCTTGCCAATGGCGGTGTGCTCGTAGGACTTGCTGCATGCGGTGTCATGATGAGCATCGTGTCAACAGCCTCTGACCTGATGCAAGACTTCAAAACTGGATACCTGACTTTGGCATCACCGAGGTCCATGTTTATCAGCCAGGTGATAGGCACTGCAATGGGCTGTGTCATTTCTCCCTGCGTCTTCTGGCTGTTCTACAAGGCTTTCAGTGACATTGGCATAAGCGGTACCGAATACCCAGCACCCTATGCCATTGTGTACCGAAACATGGCAATATTGGGTGTCGATGGTTTCTCGTCGCTTCCAAAGAACTGCCTGACACTCTGCTACATCTTCTTCGCCGCAGCTATTGTCATCAACTTGATAAGAGACTTGACACCGCACAAGTATTCGAGGTTCATCCCGCTCCCAATGGCGATGGCTATACCATTCTTCATTGGATCATACTTCGCGATCGACATGTTCCTGGGCAGCCTTTTACTCTTCGTATGGGAGAGGGTGAATAAGGCTAAAGCGGACGCCTTTGGACCTGCCGTTGCTTCAGGGTTAATCTGCGGAGATGGGATCTGGACTCTGCCACAGTCcgttcttgcccttgccaaggTGAACCCTCCCATTTGCATGAAGTTCTTGACAAGATCGGACAATGTCAGAGTGGACAACTTCCTTAGGAGCTAG
- the LOC124687601 gene encoding replication protein A 32 kDa subunit B-like, whose amino-acid sequence MDNKTKENVGPPVAFLVTGDTQIFVTGPSTIQRTAPCVLSRPLLPPPIPSFRAGLGFYPPDLTMYGGGSQHDGNGGAANANNQFDGGRFMPPRTTSTPEGGSVITRTRGSQALLPLTVKQIMDASQTNDGFAVNGTEVATVRLVGRMLNKKQQVTDVSFVLDDGTGRIEMKRWDNETFDTEEMKLVKDGDYVIVIGGLKDFQGKRQVTAFSVRLVTNYNDITHHFLHCIYVHLDLARPKRSLSQPQIIANTSTRNQALHTSNQAPTSSASGNTASRELSNLVMSVFLDPVLGNLEHGVSLDQVASRLNLSLGQTRSTVLDLVDLGNLYATIDDDHYKSTMNG is encoded by the exons ATGGATAACAAAACAAAGGAGAACGTGGGGCCGCCCGTTGCATTCTTGGTAACAGGAGATACCCAAATATTCGTAACAGGACCCTCCACGATACAAAGAACCGCCCCCTGCGTCCTCTCCCGCCCATTGCTGCCCCCGCCCATCCCCTCCTTCCGCGCAGGACTAGGGTTTTACCCACCGGACCTCACGATGTACGGTGGAGGCAGCCAGCACGACGGGAATGGCGGCGCCGCTAACGCGAACAACCAATTCGACGGCGGCAGGTTTATGCCCCCGCGGACCACCAGCACCCCGGAGGGTGGCAGCGTCATCACGAGA ACTCGCGGCTCGCAGGCGCTGCTCCCGCTCACCGTCAAGCAGATCATGGACGCGTCGCAGACCAACGACGGTTTTGCTGTCAATGGCACAGAGGTAGCAACG GTTAGGCTTGTAGGACGCATGTTGAATAAGAAGCAGCAGGTCACAGATGTATCGTTTGTTCTTGATGATGGTACAGGCAGGATAGAAATGAAACGCTG GGACAACGAGACGTTTGACACCGAAGAAATGAAGTTAGTCAA GGATGGTGACTATGTTATTGTGATTGGTGGTCTGAAAGACTTCCAAGGGAAGCGTCAAGTGACTGCTTTTTCCGTGCG GCTTGTTACCAACTACAAtgatataacacatcactttctgCACTGCATTTATGTGCATTTGGATCTCGCAAGGCCTAAG AGGTCTTTGTCGCAGCCCCAAATAATTGCTAATACATCAACTCGGAACCAAGCTCTACACACTAGTAATCAG GCCCCAACATCGTCTGCATCTGGAAATACTGCTAGCAGAGAGTTATCCAATTTGGTCATGAGTGTTTTTCTTGACCCAGTACTTGG AAACCTGGAGCATGGAGTAAGTCTTGATCAGGTCGCGAGTCGTCTCAATCTATCACTTGGACAGACCAG GTCGACTGTTCTAGATCTCGTTGATCTTGGCAACCTTTATGCAACTATCGATGACGACCATTACAAGTCTACCATGAATGGTTGA